From one Leptospira licerasiae serovar Varillal str. VAR 010 genomic stretch:
- the atpC gene encoding ATP synthase F1 subunit epsilon, translated as MAAKLDVSVISPEKLLFHGDADSIVVPGSEGFFGVYPGHTSLVSLLGIGVLEVRQGNKTKIAAIEGGFFEVRDNKVTILTDHGSLKEDIDLAAAQKALEEAEALPASNEKNTLVLKAKTRILAASR; from the coding sequence ATGGCAGCCAAGCTAGACGTATCGGTAATCTCTCCAGAAAAACTACTCTTCCATGGCGATGCGGACAGCATCGTCGTGCCAGGAAGCGAAGGGTTTTTCGGAGTGTATCCGGGCCATACTTCTCTCGTTTCCTTGCTTGGAATCGGCGTATTGGAAGTCCGACAAGGAAATAAAACCAAAATCGCCGCGATCGAAGGCGGGTTTTTCGAAGTAAGAGACAATAAAGTTACGATTTTGACGGATCACGGTAGCCTGAAAGAAGATATCGACCTGGCCGCCGCTCAAAAAGCCCTAGAAGAAGCGGAAGCTCTTCCTGCCTCCAACGAGAAAAATACTCTCGTCCTAAAAGCAAAAACCCGAATTTTAGCGGCTTCCCGCTAA
- the atpG gene encoding ATP synthase F1 subunit gamma: protein MATPREIKKRISSVKNTRKITRTMEMVATAKSKKLSDRVNASHPFSNKIKELVGALASLASVVKSPYLRKPNTIRSIALLVITANRGLCGGYNSKTIRLARTRIQELKDQGVNVRLFVVGKKGISYFQFAKEKIEKSYTHIDDKSGYKEAEEFADFFLGLFASEEVDSVEIISTVYHSSANQEPEVTKVLPFEAQGEANVGSNVLYEPSPADILESLLPLVVKTAFLKAILEANCSEQIAKRVAMKSATDAASEMIKLLTRGYNRIRQAKITQEISEIVAGADSLN from the coding sequence TTGGCTACACCCAGGGAAATAAAGAAACGGATCAGTTCCGTTAAAAACACTCGGAAGATCACTCGAACTATGGAAATGGTCGCTACGGCTAAATCCAAAAAGTTGAGTGATCGGGTGAACGCGTCCCATCCATTCTCTAACAAAATTAAAGAGTTGGTGGGAGCGCTTGCATCCCTTGCTTCCGTAGTAAAGAGTCCTTATTTAAGAAAACCGAATACGATCCGTTCGATCGCTCTTCTTGTGATCACTGCTAACAGAGGTCTTTGCGGAGGATACAACTCCAAGACCATCCGTTTAGCGAGAACTCGCATCCAAGAATTGAAAGATCAGGGCGTGAATGTTCGACTTTTTGTCGTAGGTAAAAAGGGAATTTCCTATTTCCAATTCGCAAAAGAGAAAATAGAAAAATCCTACACACATATCGACGACAAGTCCGGTTACAAGGAAGCGGAAGAGTTCGCGGACTTCTTCTTAGGTTTGTTTGCAAGTGAAGAAGTGGATTCCGTGGAAATTATCTCCACAGTTTATCATTCTTCCGCAAACCAAGAGCCTGAGGTTACTAAGGTTCTTCCGTTCGAAGCACAAGGAGAAGCTAACGTTGGTTCTAACGTCCTATATGAGCCGAGCCCGGCTGATATTTTGGAATCGCTTCTTCCTTTAGTCGTAAAAACTGCATTTTTAAAAGCGATCTTGGAAGCGAATTGTTCCGAGCAGATCGCAAAGCGCGTGGCCATGAAATCCGCAACGGACGCGGCCTCCGAGATGATCAAACTCCTGACCCGCGGTTACAACCGTATACGTCAGGCAAAAATCACTCAGGAGATCTCGGAGATCGTAGCGGGTGCGGACTCGCTAAACTAG
- the atpD gene encoding F0F1 ATP synthase subunit beta — MSKGKVKQIIGSVLDIEFESGHLPEIFNALEIDAVVEGKKEKIIAEVQQHIGGSAVRAIALSSTDGLVRGQEVSDTGAPISVPVGDATLGRIFNVLGEPVDEGAPIQVKERKPIHRAAPSYEDLSPKTEVFETGIKVIDLLAPYIKGGKTGLFGGAGVGKTVLIQELINNIAKQHGGFSVFAGVGERTREGNDLWREMKESGVINKTVLCYGQMNEPPGARLRVALSALTMAEHFRDSIGTDVLLFVDNIFRFSQAGSEVSALLGRMPSAVGYQPTLSTEMGALQERITSTRKGSITSVQAIYVPADDLTDPAPANAFAHLDATTVLSRAISDKGIYPAVDPLDSTSRVMNAEVLGAEHYGVAREVQRILQRYKDLQDIIAILGMDELSEDDKVLVARARKIEKFLSQPFHVAEVFTGSPGKYVKLSDTVRSFKELIAGNCDHLPEQAFYMVGTIEDAIEKSKNLRA, encoded by the coding sequence ATGAGCAAAGGTAAAGTAAAACAAATCATCGGATCCGTTTTGGATATCGAATTCGAGTCCGGACATCTGCCCGAAATTTTTAACGCGCTTGAAATCGACGCGGTCGTAGAAGGCAAAAAGGAAAAAATTATCGCCGAAGTGCAGCAGCATATCGGTGGTAGCGCAGTAAGAGCGATCGCTCTTTCTTCCACTGACGGACTTGTAAGAGGACAGGAAGTTTCCGATACCGGAGCTCCTATTTCTGTTCCGGTTGGGGACGCAACCCTCGGAAGGATCTTTAACGTTCTGGGAGAACCAGTCGACGAAGGCGCTCCTATCCAAGTGAAAGAGCGTAAGCCTATTCATAGAGCCGCTCCTAGTTACGAAGATCTTTCTCCTAAAACGGAAGTATTCGAAACAGGGATCAAGGTTATCGACCTTCTCGCTCCTTATATCAAAGGTGGAAAGACAGGACTCTTCGGAGGAGCCGGAGTAGGTAAGACAGTTCTTATCCAAGAGTTGATCAACAATATCGCGAAACAACACGGTGGATTCTCAGTATTCGCTGGTGTTGGCGAAAGAACCAGAGAAGGAAACGACCTCTGGAGAGAGATGAAAGAATCCGGAGTTATCAACAAGACCGTACTTTGTTATGGTCAGATGAATGAACCGCCTGGTGCTCGTCTCCGTGTAGCACTTTCCGCACTTACTATGGCGGAACATTTCCGCGATTCCATCGGAACAGACGTATTACTCTTCGTAGATAATATCTTCCGTTTCTCCCAAGCAGGATCTGAAGTATCCGCTCTACTCGGACGTATGCCTTCTGCGGTTGGATACCAACCTACTCTTTCCACAGAGATGGGTGCTCTTCAAGAGCGTATTACTTCCACTCGTAAGGGATCCATCACTTCCGTTCAGGCGATTTACGTTCCTGCGGACGACTTGACTGACCCTGCTCCTGCAAACGCGTTTGCTCACTTGGATGCGACTACGGTTCTTTCTCGTGCGATCTCCGACAAAGGGATTTATCCAGCGGTTGACCCGCTCGATTCTACTTCCCGCGTGATGAACGCAGAAGTTCTGGGTGCGGAACACTACGGTGTTGCTCGTGAAGTTCAAAGGATACTTCAGCGTTATAAAGATCTTCAGGATATTATCGCGATCCTTGGTATGGACGAACTTTCTGAGGACGATAAAGTCCTGGTGGCGCGTGCAAGAAAGATCGAGAAGTTCCTCTCTCAGCCTTTCCACGTAGCTGAAGTATTCACTGGATCTCCTGGAAAATACGTAAAACTTTCCGATACAGTTCGCTCGTTCAAAGAGTTAATTGCCGGAAATTGTGACCACCTTCCAGAGCAAGCCTTCTACATGGTAGGAACCATAGAAGACGCGATCGAGAAGTCCAAAAACCTGAGAGCATAA